Proteins encoded in a region of the Candidatus Poribacteria bacterium genome:
- the cas6 gene encoding CRISPR system precrRNA processing endoribonuclease RAMP protein Cas6, with product MWNFLQRINLIRYLVVWRVNGALARIPRCFSKDISLLLANIIAERLPSGEATSWRKMLNIWDKYEKSRGRKDVPPIKMPERLWPVESVIFVYPGKTAYGREELIFWELKLMGRDANHDIFLEVILPAMEEASRTTDPKWYRPNRIWGRFDIHSIFVARGNHWDPLVREGRLNLRYRVTPLQWLEGTDFNISPRYIPGDQILLSWLTPFDLKGNYIPLREGEAPPLEAIPTMRDIINSLLLRLEMIILNRKVPTGELQKALDREDIGAVEKILNHPDCPPIFHDLKSVPEEWPGYWSGYQIFSAMPAEFAPYLELASILHVGKYTHFGCGTFSITVKS from the coding sequence ATGTGGAATTTTCTACAACGGATTAACCTCATACGATATCTCGTGGTGTGGCGCGTCAACGGTGCATTGGCCAGGATTCCCAGATGCTTCTCCAAGGATATATCTTTGCTCCTGGCTAATATCATCGCCGAACGCCTTCCCTCCGGCGAAGCAACATCATGGCGTAAGATGCTGAACATCTGGGATAAATATGAGAAGAGCAGGGGTCGAAAGGATGTTCCTCCCATTAAAATGCCCGAAAGATTATGGCCGGTGGAATCCGTCATCTTCGTCTATCCAGGCAAAACGGCCTATGGAAGGGAGGAGCTGATATTCTGGGAGCTGAAACTTATGGGCAGAGATGCAAACCACGACATCTTCTTGGAGGTGATCCTGCCCGCTATGGAGGAGGCGAGCCGAACCACCGATCCGAAATGGTATCGCCCGAACAGGATATGGGGACGGTTCGACATCCATTCCATCTTCGTCGCCCGTGGAAACCATTGGGACCCCTTGGTAAGGGAAGGGAGGTTAAATCTGCGTTATCGCGTGACGCCGCTTCAATGGCTCGAGGGGACCGATTTCAACATCTCGCCGAGGTATATACCCGGCGATCAGATCCTCCTATCATGGCTTACACCGTTTGATCTTAAGGGCAACTATATTCCCCTCCGAGAGGGAGAGGCTCCACCGCTGGAAGCAATACCGACCATGCGCGATATCATAAACTCGCTGCTCTTAAGGCTGGAGATGATCATCTTAAACAGAAAAGTCCCGACAGGTGAATTACAAAAGGCCCTGGACAGGGAGGATATCGGGGCCGTCGAAAAGATTCTAAACCACCCGGATTGCCCTCCTATATTTCATGACCTTAAATCAGTTCCAGAGGAATGGCCGGGGTACTGGTCGGGATATCAGATCTTCTCGGCTATGCCCGCCGAATTCGCCCCATATCTCGAGCTGGCCTCTATACTCCATGTAGGCAAATATACTCATTTCGGTTGTGGTACTTTTTCCATCACTGTAAAATCCTAA
- a CDS encoding HAMP domain-containing histidine kinase produces MRSRSLFQINYRSKSFLIGYVIIVLMLLLILFLYYTNTIVKKLERDSEMMALSLAELAAYLPSIDDQRLSNMVSQIVRDMMRSNKLSFVITDKLTNQPIIARGLDPDLEGKIQRDEPLNPQEIGKLARILARMDRLHQKIPTRYVMEDRIIVGYMYYGDVSADKADRLPFVFTDVNGNPLFWRIWGEFKTAGDAPQEVARAKAFVRDAREHDRSVAVQINPGYREGYFHYSIGRYNELLVMPFLQTVLITGFLGMGFWMYRRSKQAEQTAIWGGLARETAHQLGTPISSLMGWAEMLTEKLKGDEELSEMLDEMEEDLERLRKVTARFGEIGSTPKLEPMKISDVIHQAVEYYRKRISFRRRKVEIVEDYDPQIPLAMINDVLMGWVIENLIKNSLDAFDKDIGVIRIKTKHDPKRNQIVVIYSDNGRGIPRKARNKIFQPGYTTKKHGWGLGLALAKRIVEDYHGGKLSLVETGPGGTTFHIRLPASQNG; encoded by the coding sequence ATGCGGAGTAGATCGCTTTTTCAGATCAACTATAGAAGCAAGAGCTTTCTAATAGGATACGTCATAATCGTTCTGATGCTCCTCCTGATTCTGTTCCTCTATTACACCAACACCATAGTCAAAAAGCTGGAGCGCGATAGCGAGATGATGGCGCTGTCGCTGGCCGAGTTGGCCGCCTACCTGCCTTCCATAGATGATCAGAGGCTCAGCAATATGGTGAGCCAGATCGTCCGTGATATGATGCGCTCGAACAAGCTTTCATTCGTAATTACGGACAAGCTCACCAATCAGCCTATAATAGCGAGGGGTTTGGATCCCGATCTGGAGGGCAAAATACAGAGGGATGAGCCGTTGAATCCCCAGGAGATAGGCAAGCTTGCACGGATACTGGCCAGGATGGATAGGCTTCATCAGAAGATCCCCACCAGATATGTCATGGAGGATAGGATCATCGTCGGATATATGTACTACGGGGACGTCTCGGCGGATAAGGCCGATAGACTCCCTTTCGTGTTCACGGACGTCAACGGAAATCCGCTTTTCTGGCGGATATGGGGCGAGTTTAAGACGGCTGGCGATGCACCTCAGGAGGTTGCAAGGGCGAAGGCATTCGTCAGGGATGCCAGGGAACACGATCGATCGGTTGCCGTGCAGATAAACCCCGGATATCGAGAGGGATATTTCCATTACTCCATAGGCAGGTATAACGAATTGCTGGTGATGCCTTTCCTGCAGACCGTCCTGATAACCGGATTTCTGGGAATGGGTTTCTGGATGTACCGCCGGTCGAAACAGGCCGAACAGACAGCTATATGGGGTGGGCTGGCTCGCGAAACCGCCCATCAGCTCGGAACACCTATATCATCCCTAATGGGTTGGGCGGAGATGCTCACCGAGAAACTCAAAGGGGATGAGGAACTAAGCGAGATGCTGGACGAGATGGAGGAGGATCTGGAGCGGCTTCGTAAGGTCACAGCGAGGTTCGGTGAGATAGGCTCTACACCTAAACTGGAGCCGATGAAGATCTCAGATGTGATCCATCAGGCGGTCGAATACTATCGTAAGAGGATCTCATTCCGGAGGAGAAAGGTGGAGATCGTTGAGGATTACGATCCTCAGATTCCCCTGGCGATGATAAACGACGTATTGATGGGGTGGGTGATCGAGAATCTCATCAAGAATTCCCTCGACGCGTTCGATAAAGATATCGGAGTCATAAGGATCAAGACGAAGCACGATCCAAAGCGAAACCAGATCGTCGTGATCTATTCAGATAACGGTAGGGGGATACCTCGTAAGGCCAGGAATAAGATCTTTCAGCCCGGCTATACGACCAAGAAGCATGGCTGGGGGTTGGGTCTTGCGCTGGCTAAGAGAATCGTGGAGGATTACCACGGCGGAAAGCTCTCGCTGGTTGAAACCGGTCCTGGGGGGACTACGTTTCATATAAGGCTGCCGGCCTCGCAGAACGGTTAG
- a CDS encoding response regulator: MIKAKRVLWIDDEIESLRSHILALAERGYEIVPASSGDDGVELLKEGGYDAVLLDQMMPGLDGISTLERLHQVDPSVPIIMVTQNSDEGLINEALGRKIDDFLVKPLRPEQIASTLKRVLDQEKLIQGSLPRDYVADFERISSMKYRDLSWEDWIEIYLTLARWDLEFDRHPQVGLRETHEDLKLELNSIFARYIERNYLEWLRSENRPVLSVDLIERYVAPLLREREQVFFVVLDCMRLDQWLAIEPLLYPYFNVQRDYYYSILPTATLYSRNAIFSGLFPGQIAEKYPQYWQEMPGDEKSTNRHEKKFLQMNLQRLGVQLKPGVQYFKIFDVRGGEEYLKRVSSFNRISVAALVVNFIDILTHKRSQLDILQQMAPDESAFRSLTRTWFEHSTVFQIMKIMSQREAVTIVTSDHGSILGNRASKVFGNRDTTTSLRVKVGMNLGCNPDEALHITEPKRYMLPHDFPGKNYILAKEDFYFVYPNQFHEYKRQFKGGFQHGGISMEEMILPIAIMRPKHG; the protein is encoded by the coding sequence ATGATTAAAGCCAAAAGGGTTCTATGGATAGATGATGAGATTGAATCGTTAAGGTCGCATATTCTGGCTTTGGCCGAGCGGGGATACGAGATCGTTCCGGCATCCAGCGGCGATGATGGGGTGGAGCTCCTGAAGGAGGGTGGATATGATGCCGTGCTGCTCGATCAGATGATGCCCGGCTTGGACGGGATATCCACGCTCGAACGGTTACATCAAGTCGATCCCTCCGTCCCCATCATAATGGTCACTCAGAACAGCGATGAGGGGCTGATAAACGAGGCGCTCGGCCGGAAGATAGATGATTTCCTCGTTAAGCCGCTCAGACCCGAACAGATCGCATCGACGTTGAAGAGGGTTTTGGATCAGGAGAAACTCATTCAGGGCAGTCTACCCCGGGATTATGTGGCGGATTTCGAGAGGATAAGCTCGATGAAGTATCGGGATTTGAGCTGGGAGGATTGGATCGAGATCTATCTCACGTTGGCCCGTTGGGACCTGGAGTTCGATCGCCACCCTCAGGTTGGCTTGAGAGAGACCCATGAGGATCTGAAGCTGGAGTTGAATTCGATCTTCGCCAGATATATCGAGCGCAATTACCTTGAATGGCTGAGAAGTGAGAATCGTCCCGTCCTTTCAGTTGATCTGATCGAAAGATATGTCGCGCCGCTTCTTAGGGAAAGAGAGCAAGTTTTCTTTGTGGTTCTGGATTGTATGAGACTGGATCAATGGTTAGCGATAGAACCCCTGTTGTATCCCTATTTTAACGTTCAGAGGGATTATTATTACTCCATCCTCCCGACGGCCACGCTTTATTCCAGGAATGCGATCTTCAGCGGACTTTTTCCCGGGCAGATAGCGGAGAAGTATCCGCAATACTGGCAGGAGATGCCCGGGGATGAGAAGAGCACGAACCGACATGAGAAAAAGTTTCTTCAGATGAATCTTCAGAGATTAGGGGTTCAGCTTAAGCCCGGGGTACAGTATTTCAAGATATTCGATGTCCGGGGCGGGGAGGAGTATCTCAAACGGGTTTCCTCCTTCAACCGCATCTCCGTGGCGGCCCTGGTGGTTAATTTCATCGATATATTAACGCATAAGCGATCACAATTGGACATCCTCCAGCAGATGGCTCCTGATGAGTCGGCATTTCGCTCTCTGACGAGGACATGGTTCGAGCATTCGACCGTCTTCCAGATCATGAAGATAATGTCGCAGAGGGAAGCTGTGACGATCGTCACATCGGATCACGGCTCCATCCTGGGCAACAGGGCATCGAAGGTATTCGGCAACAGGGACACAACTACCAGCTTGAGGGTCAAGGTGGGGATGAATCTCGGCTGTAACCCCGATGAGGCGTTGCATATAACCGAGCCCAAACGGTATATGCTGCCTCACGACTTCCCGGGCAAAAACTACATCCTCGCTAAGGAGGATTTCTACTTCGTCTACCCCAACCAGTTTCACGAGTACAAGAGGCAATTTAAAGGTGGTTTCCAACATGGGGGAATATCGATGGAAGAGATGATACTCCCGATAGCGATAATGAGGCCCAAGCATGGCTGA
- a CDS encoding Rne/Rng family ribonuclease — protein sequence MTKEILVSDDEFETRVALLENGVLTEFYSERKDEVRILNNIYKGRVNSILPGMQAAFVDIGLDRNAFLHISDLYRTINEFGEFVNGSSKTKERKTITDLLKQDQEIIVQVDKEPMGMKGPRVTAYITLPGRYLVYMPTLENIGISRKIENDSERRRLRTLIMKLRPDNRGYIVRTAAEGKNEEVFRSEIEFLNDQWQQILRKADQVKAPALLHEDLGLIFRVVRDILTEEVSQLLIDSRESYDRVMSYAEKLLPEMKDRIKLYTDKEPLFEAYGVEKELRRALRQKIWLKSGGHIVINETEALVSIDVNTGKYVGKEDPSDTILKTNLEAAEEIARQIRLRDLGGIIIIDFIDMEDRRHKREVIKTLEENLKRDRSRSNILKFTELGLVEMTRQRSKPSLNTMLCQTCPYCDGSGMILSQDTIVIQIFRAVRKASSKIERCRGIKVIANESIVERIMTRESDKLKKLQDQLGFKIEMEMDPDMHIEDFRLFSLPSGREIFVD from the coding sequence ATGACGAAGGAAATACTGGTTTCCGACGACGAGTTTGAGACGAGAGTCGCGTTGCTTGAGAACGGCGTTCTCACGGAGTTTTATTCGGAGAGAAAGGACGAGGTCAGAATTCTCAACAACATCTACAAGGGCAGGGTTAACAGCATCCTGCCTGGAATGCAGGCCGCTTTCGTTGATATCGGCCTTGATCGAAATGCCTTTCTTCATATATCCGATCTTTATAGAACTATAAACGAATTCGGCGAGTTCGTAAACGGATCGTCTAAGACAAAAGAACGAAAAACTATAACCGATCTCCTGAAGCAGGATCAGGAGATCATAGTTCAGGTGGACAAGGAACCCATGGGCATGAAAGGGCCCAGGGTGACTGCCTATATAACCCTGCCCGGCAGGTATCTTGTCTATATGCCCACCTTGGAAAACATCGGCATCTCCAGAAAGATCGAAAATGACTCGGAGCGGAGAAGGCTCAGGACACTGATAATGAAGCTCCGCCCGGATAACAGGGGTTATATCGTCAGAACAGCCGCTGAGGGTAAAAACGAAGAGGTGTTCAGGTCGGAGATCGAATTTCTCAACGATCAGTGGCAGCAGATTCTACGCAAAGCTGATCAGGTTAAAGCCCCGGCGCTCCTACATGAGGACCTCGGCTTGATCTTCAGGGTGGTCAGGGATATCCTCACGGAGGAGGTCTCACAGCTCCTGATTGACTCCAGGGAATCCTATGACAGGGTGATGTCATACGCGGAGAAGCTATTGCCCGAGATGAAGGATCGGATTAAGCTCTACACCGATAAGGAGCCGCTCTTCGAGGCCTATGGGGTGGAAAAGGAGCTCAGAAGGGCACTGAGGCAGAAGATATGGCTCAAGTCCGGCGGCCATATCGTCATAAACGAGACCGAAGCGCTCGTCTCGATAGACGTCAACACCGGTAAATATGTCGGCAAGGAGGACCCCAGCGACACCATACTCAAAACCAATCTCGAGGCGGCTGAGGAGATAGCGAGACAGATAAGGCTGAGGGACCTAGGCGGGATCATAATCATCGATTTCATCGATATGGAGGATAGGAGGCATAAAAGGGAGGTCATAAAAACGCTGGAGGAAAACCTGAAGAGGGATCGATCCAGGTCGAACATATTGAAGTTCACCGAGCTGGGGCTCGTGGAGATGACCAGACAGCGTTCCAAACCCAGCCTCAACACCATGCTCTGCCAGACATGTCCCTATTGTGATGGCTCCGGAATGATACTGTCACAGGATACGATCGTGATCCAGATCTTCAGGGCGGTGAGAAAGGCGAGCAGCAAGATCGAAAGATGCAGGGGGATCAAGGTCATAGCCAACGAGTCGATCGTCGAGAGGAT